CCGGCTGTCCCAGCCGGCGCATCATGTGACGCTCGGCGAGCGCGCTCAAGATGCGCTCGCGGTCAGGCAGGTCGCGCACGAAGTTGCGCGGCATCGGCGTGTCGATGACGCCTGGACAGATCGCATTAACCCGGATTCTGCGCGGACTCAGGTCCAGTGCCATCCCACGCGTCAACATCGCGAGTCCGCCCTTGGCCGCACCGTAGGCGGTCATGTTTTCAAGTGCAACCAGGCCGCCGATCGACGAGATGTTGATTATCGAGGCGCCCTGCCCCATCGCGGGCACCACACGCTGGCTGAGGAAATATACCGACTTGAGATCGACGTTGTGGATGCGATCCCACTCCTCGGGTGTGGTTTCCATAAACGGCTTGCCCAGGATCACGCCGTGATTGTTATAGAGGACATCCACCTTTCCGCCGAACGCGGCGAGCGCCGCATCGACGATCGTGCGGATACCGGCCATTGAGGCTACGTCGGCCGCAACGTAAGTGATCGCGCCCGAGGACGCGAGCGCCTCGACCTCGGCCTTCGCGCCAGCGTCCAGATCGGTCGCCAGTACGCGCGCGCCCTCGGCCGCGAACATCCGGCAGGCGACGCGCCCCTGTCCGCCGGCGGCGCCTGTGATGATCGCACGCTTGCCCTTTAGACGCTCCATCGCGTAGCTCCTCGCCCGCTCCTGCGGCGGGTGTTAGCGCCTGAGCCCGGCCTGCTTCAGCAGCGGCATCACGGCCCGCTCGAAATACGCCAGCTCCTCATGGTAGTCGAGGAATCCAAGGATCACGCCCTCGACTCCGATCGCGCTGATTTTGCACAACTCATCCACGACCTGCTCCGGAGTGCCGACCAGCGGATAGCCGCCCCATCCGAGGATGAAGCGCTCGCCGAAGTGCTTGATATGCTCCTGGAAGGAGCCGCTTTCGATGCCGAGCACCTTCATGATATTGGTCGCGGCGCCCCAGTCGCCTTTCTCGAGGATTTCGCGGCGCACCTCCTGCGCCTCGCGCTCGGTATCGCGGCAGATCATCATCGCGTACATCATGATGCCGATTTCGCGACCGTAGCCGTGGGCGCGGCGATGGAGATCGGCAACCAGTTCCTTGCCGCGCTCTATCGTATCGAGGGTCAGGAAGTTGAAATCGACCTCGCGCACCGAAAATTCGATCCCCGCGGGCGAGAAGCCAGCGTTGACCAGCACCGGCCACGGCTTCTGGAGCGGCTTGGGATGCGCCTGGCCCTGGCGGATATGAAAATATCTGCCGTCGAAGTCGAACGGCGATTCCTCCGTCCACAGCCGCTTGACCGCGCCCAACCACTCGGCGCCGTAGGCGTAGCGCTCGTCGTGCTCGCGCTGGGGCGCGCCGAACATTTCCATCTCCGGCGTGAACCACCCCATCACGATGTTCAGGCCGAAGCGGCCGTTGGAGATGTGGTCGACGGTGACGCACTGCTTGGCGGCGACGATCGGATGGACGGTTGGCACGTGCGAGGTTGAAAACACCATGATGCGCTCGGTGGCGGCGGCGAGCGCGGCGGCCCAGGTGTAGGTTTCGAAGCAGATGCCGTTGAAATCGGTGGTGCCGCCGAAGCCGCGCCAACGCGCGATCGGCACCAGCATCTCGAAGCCGATCGCCTCGGCGCGCCGCGCGATCGCGAGCGTATGCTCCCAGGTTGCGCGATAGGTGGTCGGCGCGTGCGACACCGTCAGCCCGTTGCTGCAATTGGTGCCGAAGAGCCCCAGCTTGAGCTTCTGGTCGTTGTACAGCGGGCAGTTCGGGCGTTCGATTTGGGCCATCGTATAGTCCCGCGCGCTTGCGCGCTCATGCGCGCCGCTCCCCGCGCAGCGCGGCGCGCCAGCGGGCGGTTGCTTCGCGATCCACCGCCAGCGATTCGTCGTCAATCCGTCCGGTGAAGACGACGCCGTAGGTCTGCCGCGCCTTCTCCATCGAGACCCATCCTTCGAGCACGTCGGCGCGTACCAGCTCCGGGTCGCGCTCGAGCGGGCTACCGTAGCCGCCGCCTCCGGTATCCACTCCGACGATGTATTCGCCGGGCTGGATCTGCTCGGCCGAAACCGCGGGCAGCGGATGCTCGCTGCCTTCGCGGTCGAGCTTGGCGGCATACGAAGCCTGCCCGGGATGGCCGCCGAGCACGCCTTTGGGCGGATAGTGATGGCCGTCGAGCGGATAGGCAACCATCATCGTATCGCGCCGCGGCCCGTAAACCACGCGCGCGCCGGGCGCCCCACGAAAGCGCCCTGCGCCGCCGCTGTCGGTGAGCAGGCGAACACTCTTGTAAACGATCGGATATTTCTGTTCGTCGATCTCGACGCTGTCGCGGTACATCAGGCCGGCTACCACGGGCAGACCGTAATTGATCCAGCCGTCGTTATGTGGGGTGCCGGGGCCGCCGTTGGCGCCCATGAAAAGCTGATTGACGTAGGGCGCGCCTGTACGCCGAAAGTCGCCCCCCGAGATAACGCCGTAGCCCGGGCCCATCCCGAGACCGCCCTCGGCAAGTCCGTAGCCGGGGCCGAGCTGCGCGAAGGCGGCCTGCGTGATGTTGACCAGGCGGTCGCCGATGTTGGTCGTCGCAACCGAACACGAGGTCGGAAAGCGCGGGATGCCGACTACGCAGTTCTCGCGCAGGTGGACGGTGATGCGGCGGAAGCTGCCCGCGTTGTGCGGCACCCCGGGATCGATCGAATTGAATATCCCGGTGACCACGTTGTTGATCGCGCAGGTCTTCGACTCGTTGAGCCCGCACGGCACGCAGTCGATATTGTCGCGCAGATCGATCTCGACCCGCCCCTCGGCTGCGTCGATTGTGACTTTGACCTTCAGCGGCACGCCGTCGGGCACGGCCGGGAACGGATCGTGGGCGCCGACGCCGACGAAGCTCGCCGAGGGAAGCGCGCTCAGCGCATGCGCCATCCGCCGTTCGGAGTAGTCAAACCATTCGCGCACGAAGCGCGCGATGAGCGGCTTGCCGAAACGCGCCACCAGCTCCTTGAGCCGGCGCTCGCCGATCCGCGCCGCCCCGAGCATCGCCAGGTAGTCGCCGTACCATTGCTCAGCGACGCGGATACGCCGGCGGCACATCCGAATGATGTCCTCGATGTCGTGAAAGTTGCGCTGAATCCGCACGCAGGGAAAGTTCAGCGCGCCCTCCTCGTAAACGTCGCCGGCAAACGGCATGTAGGTGGTTGGCAGGCTGTTGCCGCAGTCCGCCTGATGGGCCTTGGCGCAACAGGTGAAGAGATGCTCGCCGTCGACGAAGACCGGGACCAGGATCGTATGGTCGGCGCTGTGGGTATTGCCGAGATAGACGTCGTTGTGCAGAAACGCGTCGCCCTCGGCGAGGTCCGGATGCAAATTGCACATCGCCTCGGTCAGGAACTGCGAGCCGAAGACGTGGACCGGCAAGCCCTCGGCCGAGGCGAGCAGCTGGTTGTCGCCGGTGACCAGTGAGCAGGAGAAATCGCGCGCCATGTTGAGCACGGCGGAGCGCCCCGAGCGCAGCAGCGTATTGGTCATCTCGCGGCAGACGCTGTCCAGGCGGTTGGCGATCACCGCCAGCAGCGCCGGGTCGAGCGCCGCGACGGAATCGCCGTCGATCGGCGCGTCCAGGGCTTTCGTAGATTCAGGCATCGCCAACCTCGAGCAGATAGTTATGCAATTCGGTAACTCGCGCGCGGCTGCCCGGATAGACGACGATCGTAGTCGTTGGCTCATCGACAATCGCCGGCCCGTCGATCGTCATCCCGGGCGCAAGCCGGTCGCCGTGATAGCGCGGGGTCTCCATCTCGCCGCGTCCGGCAAAGAACGCGGGGCGGCGCATCCTGGGCACCGGCAGAGCGGCTGCGCGCGCCGGCGCCTTGGTAAGCGGCGGGCCCTCGAGCTCGGCGCTCAGTCTGCCGCGCCAGTAAATGCATTCGAGCTGCTGGCCAGGCTCTTTGACCGCGAAGACGCGGTCGTGCTCGCGATGGAACGCCTCGATCAGCGCGTCGAGGTCGGCCGGGCCGTCGAATCCCCCCTTGGCCAGTGCGACGTCGAGCTCCCATACCTGGTAAGGGTAGCGCGCCTCGACGAAATATTCGCGCCGGAAACGGCGCAGCCCGCGCTCGCGCAATTCGGATTCGAAACGATCCATCTCGGCCGTAATTCCAGCCAGCACGCGGTTCACCTCGGCGTAGGGAAAGTCACCGGTATAGGCGAATTTGCTCTGGGTGAATTCGGCCACGATGTCGGAGTACTGGCCGCCACACGCGCTGAGCGCGCCGGCGGTGCGCGGCACCAGCACTTGGCGGCATCCAAGCTCGCGCGCGATCGGCAGGATGTTCAGCCCGGCCGCACCGCCGCCCGCGACCAGCAGGCTCTCGCGCGGGTCGATGCCCTGGTTGATCGTGATATCCTTTATCGCGCTGACCATGTGGTCGCCCGCGATCTGCATGATCGCGCGCGCGGCGTCCTTGACGCTGCCGCCGATCCGCGACGCGATCGTGCCCACGGCGGTCTCGGCCGCGCGCGCGTCGAGCCGCATCCGGCCGTCCAGGAAGTATTCCGGATCGAGGTAACCGAGCACGAGCGCCGCGTCGGTGACCGTGGGATGGACGCCGCCCGCGCCGTAGCATGCGGGGCCGGGCTCGGCGCGTGCGCTCTGAGGGCCGACGCGCAGCATCCCGCCCGGATCGATCCACGCGATTGAGCCGCCGCCAGCGCCGATGCTCCTGACGTCGACCGACGCCATCCCGGTGATATGCCCGATGAACGGCGGCCCAAGCCATGTCTCGCGGGTGAACTTGATCATCCCGCCGTGCACCAGGCTGACGTCGAAACTGGTGCCGCCGGTGTCGCACACGATGAGGTCGCGGCGGCCGGCTTCAGCCTCGGCATACGTGCGCCCGGCCACCGGCGCCATCGCCGGCCCTGACTTGACGAGATAGATCGGACGTTGAACCACGTCGCCCACGTGCATCACGCCACCGAACGAGGTCGCAACCAAGAGCTGGCCCTTGAAGCCGGCCGCGCGCAAGTCCTTTTCCATGCCGCGCAGATGGTTCTGCATCAGCGGCTTGAGCGAGGCGTCAATCGCCGTCGCCGACGCGCGCCGGTATTCGCGGATTATCGGATTGAGCTGATGCGAGAGCGTGTAGGGGACGCCGGGCAGCTCGCTCTCAATAAGCCGGCCGAGCGCGAGCTCGTGGGCCGGATTGGCGGGCGACCACAGCAGGCATACCGCAACCGCCTCGACCCGGCGCGCATCGACCCGGCGCAGAACCTCGCGCGCCTGCGCCTCATCGAGCGGGATCACCACGCCGCCTTCGGAGTCGACGCGCTCGCGGATCTCAAAGGTCAGCCGGCGCGCTATATAGGGCTCCGCCGGGGGATAGGCGAGGTTAAACGGGTCGAGCTTACCGCCCTCGCGCAGCACGAGGACGTCGGGAAAGCCCTCAGTGACCAGAAACGCGGTGCGCGCGGTGGCGCGCTCGATGATCGCGTTGGTGGCGTGCGTGGTGCCGTAGATGAGCAGGTCAGTCGCGGCGAGCAGGTCGCCCATGCCGCGTCCGAGCTGCTCGGCCGTCATCTTGAGCGCGCCCTCGATACCCCCGAAGATGCGGCCGTAAGTGGTAGGCGACTTGCCGAGCACGAGGTTGCCCTGCTCGTCGGCCAGCACGAGGTCGGTGAACGTGCCCCCGGTGTCAATCGCGATGCGATAGCCCACGCGGTCCTCCCCGTCGCGCATCACGATTTAGCAGAAGCGCAGGCCGGCGCAAACGGGAAAATGCCGGCGCCTTGGGACGGTGCGCTGAGCGGCTTTCCTTGACAGTTCGAGAGCCGCCGATCTAGGGTTTGCCGGCTATTTCCGCATCAAACACCCAACCGAGGGGAGAAGAAATTATGGCCGAAGGCAAAGCGAAGAAAATGTGGGCGCTCCCCGGCGCTCAGCTCACCGCGCCCGCGTCGCTCCTGATGCACGGCGGCGACAACACCTTGCTCGACCTCCCGTGCCCCTCCTTCCTGATCGAGCATCCCAAAGGCCTGGTGCTCTTCGACACCGGGTGTAACGCCAAGATCATCGACGACGCGGTCGGCTACTGGGGCGAGGTCGCCAAGGCACTGCCGATCAAGTGGAGTAAGTCCGACACGCTCGACAAGCAGGTCGAAGGGGTGGGCTACAAGCCGTCCGACGTGAAGTACGTCATCCTTTCGCACTCGCACCTCGACCATTCCGGCGGCCTGACCTACTTTCCCAAGGCCAAGTTCCTGGTCGGAGCGCGCGAGCTGCAATACGCCTACTGGCCCGACCCAGACCGCCGCTGGGCCTTCATCCTCAACGACTTCATCCCAACCCGCGCCTACGACTGGCTGGAGCTCGACCACGACCTCGACCTGTTCGGCGACGGCGCGCTGCAATTTCTCTACACGCCGGGCCATACGCCGGGCGAATGCTCGCTGCTGGTGAACCTGCCCAACCGCAAGTTCATCCTGACCGGCGACACCGTGCATCTGCGCGCCGCGCTCAATCAGGAGGCGACGATGCCGATCGACACCGACCCGATCCAGGCGACGCTTTCGCTCAAGCGGGTCAAGGCGATCCGCGACATGCAGGGCGCAACCGTGTGGATCACGCACGACCCCGACGACTGGAAGGAACATCCGCACCGGGTCGAGTAGCGCGGAACTTCGGCGGTGCCGCTTTACGAGTGCAGATGCGAGCGGTGCGAGCTGACCTTTGAGGTGCTCGCACCGCTCAGCGCTTCGCGGATGCGCTCGCGGCCGTGTCCGGAGTGCGGGCGTCCCGCGCGGCGCATCATCTCGGCCGTCAGCTTTGCGTTGGGCGGCGCGCGCGCGTCCGAATCGGATGGCGCGCCGTCGCGTGATCGCTCACGTCCCGACGTAACCAAGCTGAAGGTGCCGCCGAGCGCACGGCTGTGCTGGATGGACGACCGGTCGGCGGCGCGGCTGGCCGCCTACAAGCACGGGCGCGGCGCGGAGTACGACGACGTGGTGGCGGCGCGCGAGGAGAAGCGCAAGCAGCGCGGCGAGCCGCAGCCGGCGGCCCACGCGCACAGTCATTCGCACTCGCCGCTCAGCGACCCGGTGGTGTTCAAGCATCGGGCCGAGGCCGCCGCACGCAGGGCCAAGGTCGCCGAGTCGAAGGACGTCGCACGCCGTCCGCTTAAGCCCGCCTGAGTTTTCCGCGGCGCGGGCGAAGGCTCGCACCGTCCGCCTCTGCCACCCGACACCCCGACCGGAGCTGACTAATTGGCGCCGGCCGCCGCGCTCTGGGGATTCTGGCCGCCGGTGTAGATGAT
This Candidatus Binataceae bacterium DNA region includes the following protein-coding sequences:
- a CDS encoding N-acyl homoserine lactonase family protein: MAEGKAKKMWALPGAQLTAPASLLMHGGDNTLLDLPCPSFLIEHPKGLVLFDTGCNAKIIDDAVGYWGEVAKALPIKWSKSDTLDKQVEGVGYKPSDVKYVILSHSHLDHSGGLTYFPKAKFLVGARELQYAYWPDPDRRWAFILNDFIPTRAYDWLELDHDLDLFGDGALQFLYTPGHTPGECSLLVNLPNRKFILTGDTVHLRAALNQEATMPIDTDPIQATLSLKRVKAIRDMQGATVWITHDPDDWKEHPHRVE
- a CDS encoding hydantoinase/oxoprolinase family protein, with protein sequence MRDGEDRVGYRIAIDTGGTFTDLVLADEQGNLVLGKSPTTYGRIFGGIEGALKMTAEQLGRGMGDLLAATDLLIYGTTHATNAIIERATARTAFLVTEGFPDVLVLREGGKLDPFNLAYPPAEPYIARRLTFEIRERVDSEGGVVIPLDEAQAREVLRRVDARRVEAVAVCLLWSPANPAHELALGRLIESELPGVPYTLSHQLNPIIREYRRASATAIDASLKPLMQNHLRGMEKDLRAAGFKGQLLVATSFGGVMHVGDVVQRPIYLVKSGPAMAPVAGRTYAEAEAGRRDLIVCDTGGTSFDVSLVHGGMIKFTRETWLGPPFIGHITGMASVDVRSIGAGGGSIAWIDPGGMLRVGPQSARAEPGPACYGAGGVHPTVTDAALVLGYLDPEYFLDGRMRLDARAAETAVGTIASRIGGSVKDAARAIMQIAGDHMVSAIKDITINQGIDPRESLLVAGGGAAGLNILPIARELGCRQVLVPRTAGALSACGGQYSDIVAEFTQSKFAYTGDFPYAEVNRVLAGITAEMDRFESELRERGLRRFRREYFVEARYPYQVWELDVALAKGGFDGPADLDALIEAFHREHDRVFAVKEPGQQLECIYWRGRLSAELEGPPLTKAPARAAALPVPRMRRPAFFAGRGEMETPRYHGDRLAPGMTIDGPAIVDEPTTTIVVYPGSRARVTELHNYLLEVGDA
- a CDS encoding SDR family oxidoreductase, which codes for MERLKGKRAIITGAAGGQGRVACRMFAAEGARVLATDLDAGAKAEVEALASSGAITYVAADVASMAGIRTIVDAALAAFGGKVDVLYNNHGVILGKPFMETTPEEWDRIHNVDLKSVYFLSQRVVPAMGQGASIINISSIGGLVALENMTAYGAAKGGLAMLTRGMALDLSPRRIRVNAICPGVIDTPMPRNFVRDLPDRERILSALAERHMMRRLGQPEEIVALAVFLASDESSFMTGSVVTVDGGWTAF
- a CDS encoding zinc ribbon domain-containing protein — translated: MPLYECRCERCELTFEVLAPLSASRMRSRPCPECGRPARRIISAVSFALGGARASESDGAPSRDRSRPDVTKLKVPPSARLCWMDDRSAARLAAYKHGRGAEYDDVVAAREEKRKQRGEPQPAAHAHSHSHSPLSDPVVFKHRAEAAARRAKVAESKDVARRPLKPA
- a CDS encoding LLM class flavin-dependent oxidoreductase; this translates as MAQIERPNCPLYNDQKLKLGLFGTNCSNGLTVSHAPTTYRATWEHTLAIARRAEAIGFEMLVPIARWRGFGGTTDFNGICFETYTWAAALAAATERIMVFSTSHVPTVHPIVAAKQCVTVDHISNGRFGLNIVMGWFTPEMEMFGAPQREHDERYAYGAEWLGAVKRLWTEESPFDFDGRYFHIRQGQAHPKPLQKPWPVLVNAGFSPAGIEFSVREVDFNFLTLDTIERGKELVADLHRRAHGYGREIGIMMYAMMICRDTEREAQEVRREILEKGDWGAATNIMKVLGIESGSFQEHIKHFGERFILGWGGYPLVGTPEQVVDELCKISAIGVEGVILGFLDYHEELAYFERAVMPLLKQAGLRR
- a CDS encoding hydantoinase B/oxoprolinase family protein; the protein is MPESTKALDAPIDGDSVAALDPALLAVIANRLDSVCREMTNTLLRSGRSAVLNMARDFSCSLVTGDNQLLASAEGLPVHVFGSQFLTEAMCNLHPDLAEGDAFLHNDVYLGNTHSADHTILVPVFVDGEHLFTCCAKAHQADCGNSLPTTYMPFAGDVYEEGALNFPCVRIQRNFHDIEDIIRMCRRRIRVAEQWYGDYLAMLGAARIGERRLKELVARFGKPLIARFVREWFDYSERRMAHALSALPSASFVGVGAHDPFPAVPDGVPLKVKVTIDAAEGRVEIDLRDNIDCVPCGLNESKTCAINNVVTGIFNSIDPGVPHNAGSFRRITVHLRENCVVGIPRFPTSCSVATTNIGDRLVNITQAAFAQLGPGYGLAEGGLGMGPGYGVISGGDFRRTGAPYVNQLFMGANGGPGTPHNDGWINYGLPVVAGLMYRDSVEIDEQKYPIVYKSVRLLTDSGGAGRFRGAPGARVVYGPRRDTMMVAYPLDGHHYPPKGVLGGHPGQASYAAKLDREGSEHPLPAVSAEQIQPGEYIVGVDTGGGGYGSPLERDPELVRADVLEGWVSMEKARQTYGVVFTGRIDDESLAVDREATARWRAALRGERRA